One window of Candidatus Tokpelaia hoelldoblerii genomic DNA carries:
- a CDS encoding Hypothetical protein (bhsal10150): protein MKTIRMRHKQIIFPLRSLGFSAAAWQRLLPDTPAQILSVFRRGMTVLPQNDPHGRPIFISPPGEGLLPEHIILSKQDFMRLVTECRAGDLVSITRRRCFQLKMPRFQADPATLQEGLRVLQADIASQGLTGLHVTCGDILRPEWEWSDVFNCSREWAASAQTGTSRQIVLRRLIGRGSGSTPAGDDMLVGALAFLQAWKDAPCEQTFFPALCALERDLLQLTTQTSEVYLHWALKGVFSSDIIRLMTALMTGDKARIKRACGRLLNHGDTSGLDTLTGVVLMIRGSGILNHK, encoded by the coding sequence ATGAAGACAATACGCATGCGGCACAAACAGATCATTTTTCCGCTACGCTCTCTTGGTTTTAGCGCTGCGGCATGGCAGCGGTTGCTGCCAGACACTCCGGCGCAAATCCTGTCAGTGTTCCGGCGTGGTATGACCGTTCTGCCGCAGAATGACCCGCATGGGCGGCCGATTTTTATATCACCTCCCGGTGAAGGACTTTTGCCGGAGCATATTATTCTATCAAAACAGGATTTTATGCGTCTGGTGACGGAATGCCGGGCAGGGGATCTTGTCTCTATAACACGTCGCCGCTGCTTTCAATTGAAAATGCCACGATTCCAGGCCGATCCGGCAACTTTGCAGGAGGGGCTGCGGGTGTTGCAGGCTGATATTGCTTCACAAGGGCTGACAGGCCTTCATGTTACCTGCGGTGACATTTTGCGGCCTGAATGGGAATGGAGTGATGTTTTCAACTGCAGCCGGGAATGGGCGGCATCTGCGCAGACAGGGACCAGCAGGCAGATTGTCCTGCGCCGTCTGATCGGGCGTGGCAGCGGCTCAACACCGGCCGGGGATGATATGCTGGTTGGCGCTCTGGCTTTTCTTCAGGCGTGGAAGGATGCCCCGTGTGAGCAGACTTTCTTCCCGGCGCTATGCGCCCTTGAGCGGGACCTTCTGCAGCTGACCACACAAACCAGCGAAGTCTATCTTCACTGGGCGTTAAAAGGTGTATTCTCAAGCGATATCATCCGGTTGATGACGGCTTTGATGACCGGTGACAAGGCGCGGATAAAGCGTGCATGCGGGCGCTTGTTAAACCATGGGGACACCTCAGGGCTTGATACGCTCACCGGGGTTGTCCTGATGATACGGGGCAGCGGAATTTTAAATCATAAATAA
- a CDS encoding Putative mtallo-dependent hydrolase domain-containing deaminase (bhsal10160), producing the protein MTLKKINYNSTRRDVLIGAGIAASALGGLAAARAGAAPAPVGRSEDKTAIPSEPSCWLTNVRLEDGFEKDSSGSVIGTKARSANLLIKNGKIAKVATDLPTDTLPKHDMGGLLALPSFSDMHIHLDKGYYGGPWHAAAPFVSMAERIREEQDFLKAFLPETAARARALLDLITGNGVTFARIHCNVDPVSELQNKEKVVEALASFKDRIGYQLVAFPQHGLLQGNTVKLMDKALQNGYDLVGGLDPAGVDHDIERSLSTTMELAVKHNAPIDIHLHDRGRLGLFTIERLAALTEQAKWQGKVTVSHAYCLGDASPEQFADLGAHMASAGITIISSAPINVPMPPIGELTRMGIPVHFGTDNVNDHWTSYTSGILVERASRAGEIFGWESDYGISRLLKYITQGKETLKDDGTVAWPKSGEVADIAFVDASCSAEFIARRKPTKAVIRNGKPSAWAI; encoded by the coding sequence ATGACATTAAAAAAAATAAACTATAACAGCACGAGACGGGACGTTCTTATTGGTGCGGGGATTGCTGCTTCCGCTCTGGGCGGGCTTGCTGCTGCGAGGGCTGGCGCTGCGCCAGCTCCTGTCGGCCGCAGTGAAGACAAGACAGCGATTCCTTCCGAACCATCCTGCTGGCTGACCAACGTTCGTTTGGAGGATGGTTTTGAAAAAGATTCCAGTGGTTCCGTTATTGGCACAAAGGCTCGCAGTGCGAATCTTCTGATTAAAAATGGCAAGATTGCGAAGGTTGCAACAGATTTGCCAACCGATACCTTGCCAAAACATGATATGGGCGGGCTTTTGGCATTGCCGTCATTTTCAGATATGCACATCCACCTTGACAAAGGCTATTACGGCGGCCCATGGCATGCGGCGGCGCCATTTGTCAGTATGGCGGAGCGCATAAGAGAAGAACAGGATTTTCTGAAAGCATTTCTGCCGGAAACCGCAGCACGTGCGCGCGCCTTGCTTGACCTGATCACCGGCAATGGTGTTACTTTTGCCCGTATCCATTGCAATGTTGATCCGGTCAGCGAATTGCAAAACAAGGAAAAAGTGGTGGAAGCGCTGGCAAGCTTCAAAGACAGGATTGGCTATCAGCTTGTTGCTTTTCCGCAGCATGGTCTTTTGCAGGGCAATACGGTGAAGCTGATGGACAAGGCGTTGCAGAATGGGTATGACCTTGTTGGCGGCCTTGATCCCGCAGGCGTTGATCATGATATTGAACGTTCGCTGAGCACAACGATGGAGCTTGCTGTCAAGCATAATGCGCCGATTGATATTCATTTGCATGACAGGGGGCGGCTTGGCCTGTTCACCATCGAGCGGCTGGCAGCCTTGACCGAACAGGCCAAATGGCAGGGCAAGGTAACGGTCAGCCATGCTTATTGTTTGGGGGACGCTTCGCCGGAACAGTTTGCAGATCTTGGCGCGCATATGGCCTCGGCAGGAATAACGATCATTTCCTCAGCGCCAATCAATGTGCCAATGCCGCCTATTGGCGAATTGACCAGGATGGGTATTCCTGTCCATTTCGGCACAGATAATGTCAATGATCACTGGACGTCATACACATCTGGCATTCTTGTGGAACGCGCCAGCCGCGCGGGAGAAATTTTCGGCTGGGAGAGCGATTACGGGATTAGTCGTCTGCTGAAATATATCACTCAAGGCAAGGAAACCTTGAAAGATGATGGCACTGTCGCTTGGCCGAAATCAGGTGAGGTGGCGGATATTGCTTTTGTTGATGCTTCCTGTTCGGCGGAATTTATTGCGCGCCGCAAACCGACAAAGGCTGTCATCCGTAATGGTAAACCTTCGGCATGGGCTATCTGA
- a CDS encoding Putative amidohydrolase (bhsal10170) has translation MDIIIRNVCLEDGSPLQDVAVKDGKIADIAPEIVATAGREINAGGRVLIPGLVESHLHLEKAFIMDRRPNRSGTLWEAIDITKELKPTFTREDILERSQRVIRQVVRFGTTHIRAHAEFDPSQGFTGFDAICDLREQYKGIIDIQVVAFPQEGIFKVPGTQEMMVEAMKKGADVVGGIPYNDLNKEEHIDFVFELAREFGKDIDLHQDFKDDHDEDTCIEYLARKTIKEGYEGRVSCGHVTSLGAAHPEKLKDIIKLIADAGISIMSLPMTDLHLGARKDEYNVRRTLTPIRALRDGGVNMCLATNNIRNAFTPYGTGDLLQVGMLAIPAAHLGGADDQATVMDMLTVNPARAIGLKDYGLAKGNSADMVLLDTKSATSAVIDLPERLFVIKGGRIVAQSIRETLLSF, from the coding sequence ATGGATATTATCATTCGCAACGTATGCCTTGAAGATGGCAGCCCGTTACAGGATGTTGCTGTCAAAGATGGCAAAATCGCTGATATAGCGCCCGAAATTGTGGCAACGGCTGGGCGGGAAATCAATGCGGGCGGGCGCGTTCTGATTCCCGGCCTTGTGGAAAGCCATCTCCACCTGGAAAAGGCTTTTATCATGGATCGCCGGCCAAACCGCTCCGGCACATTGTGGGAAGCCATTGATATCACCAAGGAATTGAAACCGACCTTTACCCGTGAAGACATTCTGGAACGTTCACAGCGGGTGATCCGTCAGGTGGTGCGTTTCGGTACAACCCATATCCGCGCGCATGCCGAGTTTGACCCCTCACAGGGTTTTACCGGTTTTGACGCTATCTGCGATCTGCGCGAACAATATAAGGGGATTATCGATATTCAGGTTGTTGCTTTCCCGCAGGAAGGCATCTTCAAAGTGCCCGGTACGCAAGAGATGATGGTCGAGGCGATGAAGAAGGGCGCGGACGTTGTCGGCGGTATCCCTTACAACGACCTGAACAAGGAAGAGCACATTGATTTCGTGTTCGAGCTGGCCAGGGAATTCGGCAAGGATATTGACCTGCATCAGGATTTCAAGGATGATCATGATGAGGATACCTGCATTGAATATCTGGCGCGCAAGACCATCAAGGAAGGCTATGAAGGGCGCGTTTCCTGCGGCCATGTGACCTCGCTGGGGGCGGCGCATCCTGAAAAGCTCAAGGACATCATCAAGCTTATTGCTGATGCCGGTATTTCTATCATGTCTTTGCCGATGACGGACCTGCATCTTGGCGCGCGCAAGGATGAATATAATGTCCGCCGGACGCTGACACCGATACGGGCTTTGCGTGATGGCGGCGTTAATATGTGCCTTGCCACCAACAACATCCGCAACGCCTTTACGCCTTACGGCACGGGTGATCTGTTGCAGGTTGGCATGCTGGCCATTCCGGCGGCGCATCTTGGCGGCGCGGACGATCAGGCGACAGTGATGGACATGCTGACGGTGAACCCCGCCAGGGCAATCGGCCTTAAAGATTATGGCCTTGCCAAAGGCAACAGCGCTGATATGGTGTTGCTTGATACAAAGAGCGCCACCAGCGCGGTTATCGATTTGCCGGAACGCCTTTTTGTGATCAAGGGCGGGCGTATTGTTGCCCAGTCCATCCGCGAAACGTTGCTCAGCTTCTGA
- a CDS encoding UIT9 transporter (bhsal10180) has translation MAMTKKGTGILIASLLCMLLAFLAAGQPQDQLFYQLVSIVPLILILVLLFLQVDMLVAAFVGGVASMILGGIGIATANSVMMKEIPAMLGVTVPIINSAIATAVFKAGGYSAALALVRRAIGGRTEFLGAFVVILQAAATYMSGIGGASAMVIAPLAFAAVGVAPGVIAGMAIAAAVSFTTSPASLETSVIANQTGIDAGLYVSTMQPFWITFCVIAVLIAFFDVKRRKGMFQGEEDAEMQKLTTGQLWKLTMPAIFLLFAVIAGPAVNEAVGSPVLGPMMYSIITIALIYVCSRFTLNQSAEAMIDGSTYILTRLFAVGIFVAFVRIIEMTGAFGTIAAVVQAAPSVAYVPVAVLVGYLIGVPAGAFVGSILALILPVTVTLGFTPMQIGMVVMGVGLGSQMSPVNITMQALSAGFRIPVLQVVKGNAPYVLSCLALLIIAAFIL, from the coding sequence ATGGCGATGACAAAAAAAGGTACCGGAATACTCATAGCAAGCCTGTTGTGCATGCTTTTGGCCTTTCTGGCCGCAGGGCAGCCGCAGGATCAGCTTTTCTATCAGCTTGTTTCAATTGTTCCATTAATTCTTATTCTGGTTCTGCTGTTCCTTCAGGTTGATATGCTTGTCGCCGCTTTTGTCGGCGGTGTCGCGTCAATGATCCTTGGCGGCATCGGTATCGCGACGGCAAACAGCGTGATGATGAAGGAAATTCCGGCTATGCTGGGCGTGACGGTGCCGATTATCAACTCGGCTATCGCGACAGCGGTGTTCAAGGCCGGCGGCTACAGCGCCGCTCTTGCGCTGGTGCGCCGCGCCATTGGTGGAAGGACTGAATTTCTGGGCGCGTTTGTGGTGATCCTGCAGGCCGCTGCTACCTATATGTCGGGCATTGGCGGCGCTTCTGCCATGGTGATTGCGCCTCTGGCGTTTGCCGCTGTGGGGGTTGCTCCCGGTGTGATTGCCGGCATGGCGATTGCTGCTGCGGTGTCGTTCACGACCTCGCCGGCTTCACTGGAGACGTCGGTGATCGCCAATCAGACGGGCATTGATGCCGGGCTTTATGTTTCCACTATGCAGCCATTCTGGATCACCTTCTGCGTTATTGCTGTGCTGATTGCCTTCTTTGATGTCAAGCGCCGGAAGGGGATGTTCCAGGGCGAGGAAGATGCCGAGATGCAGAAACTCACTACCGGCCAGTTGTGGAAACTGACCATGCCGGCTATTTTCCTGCTGTTTGCGGTCATTGCCGGTCCTGCTGTCAATGAGGCCGTTGGCAGTCCGGTTCTGGGGCCCATGATGTATTCAATCATCACCATTGCCCTCATTTATGTCTGCAGCCGTTTCACGCTGAATCAGTCGGCTGAAGCGATGATTGACGGCTCGACCTATATTCTCACCCGTTTGTTCGCCGTGGGGATTTTCGTGGCTTTTGTCCGCATTATCGAGATGACAGGCGCTTTCGGGACAATCGCTGCTGTGGTTCAGGCCGCTCCCAGTGTTGCCTATGTGCCGGTGGCGGTGCTTGTCGGTTATCTGATCGGTGTGCCGGCGGGAGCTTTTGTCGGCTCCATTCTGGCGCTGATCCTGCCGGTTACAGTCACGCTTGGCTTTACCCCGATGCAGATCGGTATGGTTGTGATGGGGGTTGGGCTTGGCAGCCAGATGAGCCCGGTGAATATCACCATGCAGGCGCTGTCGGCAGGTTTCCGTATTCCTGTTTTACAGGTGGTGAAGGGCAATGCGCCTTATGTGCTCAGCTGCCTGGCTCTGTTGATCATTGCGGCGTTTATCCTCTGA
- a CDS encoding Major facilitator family transporter (bhsal10190) — MHERSKRDLIPYWWRLVAIFFLGWVAIYAGRLVLSPVMPHIEQEWGLGKSQLGLIMSLFFLAYTALQIPSGILGDIIGRKNILVPGFILFAAAIATVSLSSSFTTFIMLWMIVGAAQGVYYGPQFALSSEAIPPKWVALGSAIINCGMAFGISFGLFLSSLMTEKWGFSWKAPFWGVAIPVLVVAVLMALFIREHASPLDAETKAQQAAAKSGFSFRDLFKKRNLVLAYVTIFCSIYGFFVIITWLPYYLNKVRGMTMVEASGYTSIVPWVAITGSVLCSYISDRIGRRKPVVLCMMPLSLLAIFGIVYSQSTTVLIAVLVLYGLIGKLALNPVLVALVADNAPKAALSTAFGLYNFFGMASSILSPYVTGWLAERPGGSLNDGFYFAAAVTLAGIIAMLFVKEKPEQLEA; from the coding sequence ATGCATGAGCGGAGCAAACGAGACCTTATCCCTTACTGGTGGCGTCTTGTTGCTATTTTCTTCCTTGGCTGGGTGGCGATCTATGCCGGGCGTCTGGTGCTTTCACCTGTGATGCCACATATTGAGCAGGAATGGGGTCTGGGCAAATCGCAGCTTGGCCTGATTATGAGCTTGTTCTTTCTGGCTTATACCGCTCTGCAAATTCCTTCTGGTATTCTTGGTGATATTATCGGCCGCAAAAATATTCTTGTGCCTGGGTTTATTCTTTTTGCCGCAGCAATTGCGACTGTCAGCCTTTCAAGCTCATTTACAACTTTTATCATGTTATGGATGATTGTCGGGGCGGCGCAAGGGGTTTATTATGGGCCGCAATTTGCTCTTTCTTCCGAGGCAATTCCGCCCAAATGGGTGGCGCTGGGCAGTGCCATCATCAATTGCGGTATGGCGTTCGGTATTTCTTTCGGCCTGTTCCTTTCAAGTCTGATGACGGAAAAATGGGGCTTTTCATGGAAAGCGCCGTTCTGGGGCGTTGCTATCCCGGTTCTGGTCGTTGCGGTGCTGATGGCATTGTTTATCCGTGAGCATGCAAGCCCGCTTGATGCGGAAACAAAAGCACAGCAGGCTGCCGCCAAAAGCGGTTTCAGTTTCCGGGATCTTTTCAAAAAGCGCAATCTTGTTCTGGCTTATGTTACGATTTTTTGCTCCATCTACGGCTTTTTCGTGATCATCACCTGGTTGCCTTATTATCTGAACAAGGTGCGCGGCATGACAATGGTTGAAGCTTCGGGCTATACATCCATCGTTCCGTGGGTTGCTATTACCGGTTCTGTTCTGTGCTCTTACATTTCTGACAGGATCGGGCGGCGCAAACCGGTGGTGCTGTGCATGATGCCGCTGTCACTGCTGGCTATTTTCGGTATTGTCTATTCACAATCAACCACTGTGCTGATTGCCGTTCTTGTTCTCTATGGCCTGATCGGCAAGCTGGCGCTTAATCCGGTTCTGGTTGCGCTGGTAGCGGATAATGCGCCCAAGGCAGCGTTGTCCACGGCTTTCGGTCTTTACAATTTCTTCGGCATGGCTTCATCCATCCTGTCTCCCTATGTTACGGGCTGGCTGGCGGAGCGTCCCGGCGGCAGCCTCAATGACGGTTTTTATTTTGCGGCTGCTGTAACCCTTGCCGGGATTATCGCCATGCTTTTTGTGAAGGAAAAGCCTGAACAGCTTGAGGCCTGA
- a CDS encoding Hypothetical protein (bhsal10200): protein MSNTLKEANEKVIEKIKAARPYLIAVKPAAEVIPAFADRKLLLHAGPPIQYGDMTGPQRGACLGALLFEGWAKDETEADAMLKRGEIDFAMCHSVSAVGPMGGITSPSMPVLIVKNDTDGNYAYCNMNEGIGKVMRFGAYGEEVQTRLRWMRDVLAPVLDKALATLPQGLDLTALMAQAITMGDEFHQRNIAASALFLRSLAAVIARIDIKAEERVEVMDFLGRTDQFFLNVAMAYCKAVMDAAHSVGEGSIVTAMTRNGKMFGVRVSGLGDRWFTAPVNTPAGLFFTGYSQEEANPDIGDSAITEAFGVGAMAMIAAPGVTRFVGAGGFDDALETSNEMSEICLSQNPALPIPTWNFRGACLGIDVRRVVESGIEPVINTGIAHKDPGVGQIGAGTVRAPMACFEQALLALDEKYGA from the coding sequence ATGTCAAATACCCTGAAGGAAGCCAACGAAAAGGTCATTGAGAAAATCAAGGCGGCAAGGCCATATCTGATTGCTGTCAAGCCGGCGGCAGAAGTCATTCCGGCTTTTGCTGATCGCAAATTGCTGCTGCATGCCGGGCCGCCGATTCAATATGGCGATATGACCGGCCCGCAGCGCGGCGCCTGCCTTGGCGCCTTGCTGTTTGAAGGCTGGGCAAAGGATGAAACAGAAGCGGACGCGATGCTCAAGCGCGGCGAGATTGACTTCGCCATGTGCCACAGCGTTTCCGCTGTTGGCCCGATGGGCGGCATTACATCGCCTTCCATGCCGGTGCTGATTGTCAAGAATGATACTGATGGCAATTACGCCTATTGCAATATGAATGAGGGTATCGGCAAGGTCATGCGTTTCGGCGCTTATGGCGAGGAAGTCCAGACACGTCTGCGCTGGATGCGTGATGTGCTTGCCCCGGTTCTCGACAAGGCGCTTGCCACCCTGCCGCAGGGGCTTGACCTGACGGCGCTTATGGCGCAGGCCATTACAATGGGCGACGAGTTCCACCAGCGCAATATTGCCGCGTCCGCCCTGTTCCTGCGTTCTCTCGCGGCGGTTATCGCCCGTATTGATATCAAGGCTGAAGAACGGGTTGAGGTGATGGATTTCCTCGGCCGTACAGACCAGTTCTTCCTCAATGTGGCCATGGCCTATTGCAAGGCGGTGATGGATGCCGCCCATTCTGTCGGGGAAGGTTCGATTGTCACTGCCATGACCCGCAACGGCAAGATGTTCGGTGTGCGTGTATCCGGTCTTGGCGACCGCTGGTTTACCGCGCCGGTCAATACGCCGGCAGGGTTGTTCTTTACCGGTTACAGCCAGGAAGAGGCCAACCCCGATATCGGCGACAGCGCGATTACCGAAGCTTTCGGTGTTGGCGCGATGGCGATGATTGCCGCACCCGGCGTCACCCGTTTTGTTGGTGCAGGCGGTTTTGATGATGCGCTTGAAACCAGCAATGAAATGTCGGAAATCTGCCTGTCGCAAAATCCGGCTCTGCCCATTCCGACATGGAATTTCCGTGGCGCTTGCCTTGGTATTGATGTGCGCCGGGTGGTTGAATCGGGAATAGAGCCGGTTATCAACACCGGTATTGCGCACAAGGACCCCGGGGTGGGGCAAATCGGCGCGGGTACGGTGCGTGCACCGATGGCCTGTTTTGAACAGGCGCTTTTAGCGCTTGATGAGAAATATGGCGCTTGA
- a CDS encoding Hypothetical protein (bhsal10210): MLFSVIKTGVFQDSVSLMLLTKKVSALPGVDRLSVMMGTPANKEIFRNTNLSTPEVEAARPSDLCVVIDAADESVVKDVMEGIAAFLSDQSVKRRGADYAQTKTLDGALVQLPDADIALISVAGRYAARLAGQALDRGLNVLLFSDNVALEDELHLKQKAHEKGLIVMGPDCGTSMVGGQPLAFANVNRTGSIGLVGASGTGLQAVMAGIDYHDEGVSHAIGLGGRDLSADIGGISALDAIDFLIRDPGTEVIVFISKPPAKEVRDRIVKALDGQEKPAVAIFLGEEGGGQDGNITFAGTLDEAAKLAVLALHDVRLAKARASFSTTQNQIRGLYCGGTLASEASMLIGRGLGVPFTGSHDEGIMFEAQGSTVIDLGDDAYTVGRAHPMIDPTLRGEMIVKAGEDPAVAVVLMDVVIGYGAHEDPAGQAAEMVEAARKARKAEGEVVFVAYVCGAKDDPQGLEAQRDKLHEAGIIIAESNREAVEYALSLTRAGASRTAKAANAAAGPKLLDHSPKIINLGLRSFADDILKSGGEVVHVNWAPPAGGDEELIAALDRLA, encoded by the coding sequence ATGTTGTTTTCTGTCATCAAGACAGGTGTTTTCCAGGACTCTGTCAGCCTTATGCTGCTGACCAAGAAGGTTTCTGCTCTTCCCGGGGTTGACCGGTTGTCTGTCATGATGGGCACACCGGCCAATAAGGAGATTTTCCGTAATACCAATCTGTCCACGCCTGAAGTGGAAGCGGCCAGGCCGAGCGATCTTTGTGTGGTGATTGACGCCGCTGATGAAAGCGTTGTCAAGGACGTCATGGAAGGTATTGCGGCTTTTTTGTCCGACCAGTCGGTGAAACGGCGCGGGGCTGATTATGCCCAGACCAAGACACTGGACGGAGCGCTTGTCCAGTTGCCTGATGCTGATATCGCCCTGATCTCTGTTGCCGGCCGTTATGCGGCGCGTCTTGCCGGGCAGGCGCTTGACCGGGGGCTTAATGTTCTTTTGTTCAGTGACAATGTTGCGCTTGAAGATGAACTGCATCTCAAGCAGAAAGCACATGAAAAAGGGCTGATTGTCATGGGGCCGGATTGCGGCACCAGCATGGTCGGTGGCCAGCCGCTGGCTTTTGCCAATGTCAATCGCACCGGTTCTATCGGCCTTGTCGGCGCTTCGGGCACCGGCTTGCAGGCGGTGATGGCCGGCATTGATTATCATGATGAAGGGGTTTCCCACGCTATCGGCCTTGGCGGGCGTGATCTTTCCGCCGATATCGGCGGTATCAGCGCGCTGGATGCGATTGATTTTCTTATCCGTGATCCCGGGACGGAAGTGATTGTCTTTATCTCCAAGCCGCCGGCGAAAGAAGTGCGTGACCGCATTGTCAAGGCGCTTGACGGACAGGAAAAGCCTGCTGTTGCCATTTTCCTTGGTGAAGAGGGCGGCGGGCAGGACGGTAACATCACCTTTGCCGGAACCCTTGATGAAGCGGCAAAACTGGCTGTTCTTGCCCTTCACGATGTTCGCCTTGCCAAGGCGCGGGCAAGTTTTTCCACCACGCAAAACCAGATTCGCGGCCTCTATTGCGGCGGCACACTGGCTTCTGAAGCGTCAATGCTGATCGGGCGCGGCCTTGGTGTGCCGTTCACCGGTTCTCATGATGAGGGCATCATGTTTGAGGCGCAGGGCTCAACCGTTATCGATCTTGGTGATGACGCTTATACCGTTGGGCGCGCGCATCCGATGATTGACCCGACCCTGCGCGGCGAGATGATTGTCAAGGCAGGTGAAGACCCGGCAGTGGCGGTGGTTTTGATGGATGTGGTGATCGGTTACGGGGCGCATGAAGACCCCGCCGGTCAGGCGGCAGAAATGGTTGAAGCCGCGCGCAAGGCCCGCAAGGCTGAAGGCGAGGTGGTTTTTGTCGCCTATGTTTGCGGCGCGAAAGATGACCCGCAAGGGCTGGAAGCGCAGCGCGACAAACTGCATGAAGCCGGTATCATTATTGCCGAGAGCAATCGTGAAGCGGTTGAATACGCATTAAGCCTGACCCGGGCCGGCGCATCGCGCACAGCGAAAGCCGCCAATGCGGCTGCCGGGCCGAAGCTGCTTGATCACAGTCCGAAAATCATCAATCTCGGTCTGCGTTCCTTTGCAGACGATATCCTCAAATCCGGCGGCGAAGTCGTTCATGTGAACTGGGCTCCCCCTGCCGGCGGTGATGAAGAACTGATTGCCGCCCTGGACAGACTGGCCTGA
- a CDS encoding Carbamate kinase (bhsal10220), translating to METRNEKQPVVVVAVGGNALVPDNNSFRADLQQHNARLAARHIVDMIEEGWNVVLTHGNGPQVGVVLRRSEALRETIPATPVDFAVGDTQGEIGYMMQNALGNELARRGLKVPVVSVVTQVVVDPHDEAFASPDKPIGAFMAEDEARALSEKEGWVVREDSGRGWRRVIASPKPVRIVELEAVKHLVQQGALVICCGGGGVPVIEEENGELRGIEAVIDKDRASAILAETLGADLLLIPTGVERIALNFGKPDQKWLEQITYREAAGFLEEGHFGVGSMGPKVEAILDYMRGCPEGKGVVTSLDKVRSALKQESGTWIVPDPA from the coding sequence ATGGAAACCAGGAATGAGAAACAGCCGGTCGTTGTCGTAGCTGTTGGCGGTAATGCGCTGGTGCCCGATAATAACAGTTTCCGGGCGGATTTGCAGCAGCATAATGCCCGGCTTGCGGCAAGGCATATCGTTGATATGATTGAAGAAGGGTGGAATGTTGTTCTCACCCATGGCAACGGGCCGCAGGTTGGTGTCGTTTTGCGCCGGTCTGAAGCCTTGCGGGAGACAATCCCTGCAACTCCGGTGGATTTCGCTGTCGGGGATACACAGGGTGAAATCGGCTATATGATGCAGAATGCCCTGGGCAACGAACTGGCGCGCCGTGGCTTGAAGGTGCCGGTCGTCAGTGTTGTGACGCAGGTTGTCGTTGATCCGCATGATGAGGCCTTTGCCAGTCCGGACAAGCCGATTGGCGCTTTCATGGCTGAGGATGAGGCCAGGGCGCTTTCAGAAAAAGAAGGCTGGGTTGTCAGGGAAGATTCCGGCCGTGGCTGGCGGCGGGTTATCGCTTCTCCCAAGCCTGTGCGCATTGTTGAGCTTGAGGCTGTCAAGCATCTTGTGCAGCAGGGGGCGCTTGTCATCTGCTGTGGCGGTGGCGGCGTACCGGTTATTGAAGAGGAAAACGGTGAGTTGCGCGGTATAGAGGCGGTGATCGACAAGGACCGCGCTTCCGCTATTCTTGCTGAAACCCTTGGTGCGGACTTGTTGCTTATCCCCACCGGGGTTGAAAGGATCGCCCTGAATTTTGGCAAGCCTGACCAGAAATGGCTGGAACAGATCACTTATAGAGAAGCTGCCGGGTTTCTGGAGGAAGGGCATTTTGGCGTCGGCAGTATGGGGCCGAAAGTTGAGGCCATCCTTGATTACATGCGGGGCTGCCCGGAAGGCAAGGGCGTGGTGACAAGCCTTGACAAAGTCCGTTCTGCCCTGAAGCAGGAAAGCGGCACATGGATTGTTCCTGATCCGGCCTGA